From the Chloroflexus aurantiacus J-10-fl genome, one window contains:
- a CDS encoding SRPBCC family protein, producing MIVQEQFVSIKAPPATVERYLTDPQLMMEWRSPLVVLDPIEGELMTLGSKHKLRLKSLALAGSTYTVTERDSNHILLTIDGLWRGQELWRWFADGDRTIVQNRVEYEVPDPSLRVFVVGLGQIFASLDMRIQLDRLRMLIEGKGQPAAQAR from the coding sequence ATGATTGTCCAGGAACAGTTTGTCTCAATTAAAGCGCCACCCGCTACCGTCGAGCGCTACCTGACCGATCCGCAACTGATGATGGAGTGGCGATCACCGTTAGTCGTACTTGACCCGATTGAAGGCGAATTGATGACTCTGGGGAGCAAGCACAAACTGCGCTTAAAATCACTGGCGCTGGCCGGCTCGACCTACACCGTTACTGAACGCGATAGTAACCATATCCTGCTCACTATCGATGGCCTCTGGCGTGGGCAAGAACTCTGGCGCTGGTTTGCCGATGGCGACCGCACGATTGTGCAAAATCGGGTTGAGTATGAAGTGCCCGATCCGAGTCTGCGCGTCTTTGTTGTCGGTCTTGGGCAAATCTTTGCTTCACTGGACATGCGGATTCAGCTCGACCGTCTGCGCATGCTGATTGAGGGGAAGGGCCAGCCCGCAGCGCAGGCTCGCTAG
- a CDS encoding NAD(P)/FAD-dependent oxidoreductase, producing MRIVILGAGYAGLRTALDLARLRRAYGLEITIQVVDQNPYHQLVQLLHLTATAGITDQKSIYQLDTLFRGREVERIEGRVEAIHPLERRVVLNTGQTLEYDRLVLALGSETAFQVPGAREYTLPLRTFSDALKLRKHLIEQFTRAASITDPTELRITMTTAIVGGGYTGCELAGELAAWADDLCRQTGAPRKEVRIALIEREDHLLPHLGTWASNEAVRRLERLGVNIFLQTPVVQVEPQRLRFADGRLLRAGTIVWGAGVRAPALLAEAGFPTDRLGRVLVDRYLRVQGHATVFAIGDCAAVPDGRGGTLPPTASYAMRQGEHLAEVLAAEARGEAPRAYEPVELGEVVSLGPNDAVGNPLGVPITGYPALMLKRGIEEYYRATIESA from the coding sequence ATGCGGATCGTGATTCTTGGTGCCGGTTACGCCGGTTTACGGACTGCGCTTGATCTGGCCCGTCTACGCCGGGCATACGGGCTGGAAATAACTATTCAGGTCGTCGATCAGAATCCGTATCATCAGTTGGTACAGTTGCTCCATCTCACGGCAACTGCCGGTATTACCGACCAGAAGTCGATTTATCAGTTAGATACCCTCTTCCGGGGGCGCGAAGTCGAGCGGATCGAAGGTCGCGTCGAGGCTATTCATCCGCTTGAGCGGCGAGTCGTGCTCAACACCGGTCAAACGCTGGAATACGACCGGCTGGTCCTCGCTTTAGGGAGTGAAACTGCCTTCCAGGTACCCGGTGCTCGTGAATATACGCTCCCCCTGCGCACTTTTTCTGATGCGCTTAAGCTGCGCAAGCACCTGATTGAACAGTTCACCCGTGCTGCATCGATCACCGATCCCACTGAATTGCGGATCACGATGACAACAGCGATTGTCGGCGGTGGTTATACCGGTTGTGAGCTGGCCGGTGAACTGGCGGCCTGGGCCGATGATCTTTGCCGCCAGACAGGTGCTCCCCGCAAAGAGGTACGGATCGCCCTAATCGAGCGTGAAGACCATCTGCTGCCCCATCTCGGCACCTGGGCAAGCAACGAGGCTGTACGCCGCCTGGAACGTCTCGGTGTTAACATCTTTTTGCAGACACCGGTTGTGCAGGTTGAACCACAACGTCTGCGCTTCGCCGATGGTCGCCTTTTGCGGGCCGGCACGATTGTATGGGGGGCAGGTGTACGCGCCCCGGCCTTGCTCGCCGAGGCAGGCTTTCCTACCGACCGCCTCGGACGGGTGCTGGTTGATCGCTATCTGCGCGTGCAAGGCCACGCCACTGTGTTCGCCATCGGTGATTGTGCAGCAGTGCCCGATGGACGGGGTGGCACCCTGCCACCAACGGCATCGTATGCCATGCGACAAGGTGAACATCTGGCCGAGGTATTGGCTGCCGAAGCTCGCGGTGAAGCACCTCGCGCCTACGAGCCGGTTGAACTCGGCGAGGTGGTATCACTCGGCCCAAATGATGCTGTCGGCAACCCCCTGGGCGTGCCGATTACCGGCTATCCGGCGCTTATGCTGAAACGAGGCATCGAAGAGTATTACCGGGCAACGATTGAGAGTGCTTAG